ACGGCGAGCTGGACACGCAGTGGATTCTGAGCGACAGGAAAAAGCCGTGGTACCAGCGTGACGAGGTCATCATCGGCGCCCCGGGTGAGTGGTTCGAACCGAGCTTCACCATCCACGGCTTCCGTTACCTGGAGATCGAGGTCCTGGATCAGGACCTGGCGCCCAACGACATCGTGGGCGTGGTTCTGTCCTCCGAGCGGGACGCGGTCGGGTTGGCCGCTCGTAGCGTGCCGTAGGACGCCGGTCCGGGTGACTCAGGGTGAAGCCGCGGGGCGGACCGGCATCGACGACATGCAGCGCGTCGACCGTTCCGCGCTCCTCCGCGGTGGTCATGATGACCGGCACGCCCTCGAAGACTGCACCGGGCCGTGACCTGCCTGGCCGGGCGGTGCCCGCGCGCAGCAGTGTCAGCGGCTTCCCTTAGGTTCGTCCCATGAGTTCTTCTCTGAGCGTCTACCTGCTCGACGTGGCCGCTACGCGCGCCTTGGTCGGATCCCGCGACAACCAGTTGCTGGAGGCGATCCGCAACGGCTTCGGGGACGACCTGGCACGCGACGACGACTATTTCAGCGACGCGATCGAGGAAGGCGCCCCCACGGCATACGAGGCACTGCGCGCGGTCATCGACGGCGAGCCCTTCAGTGAGGATAGGGACCACGCCTTCCAGTACGGCTACGCCTACAAGCGGCTGTGTTCGCTCACCGGCTCGTTCTTGGACAACGACCGTTTTACGCCGCACCGGGGTGACTGGCTGTCGGTGGTCGACGAGGGCCTGAATGCTCTGGGCGTCACCGCCGTGTCTGTTGAGGACTTCAGCTACAGCGACCTGCCCGATCCTCTGCCGTACACATTCATACCGGGCTGCGGCGAGTGGACGCCCGATCACATCGCACAGGCGCTGGAGCAGTTCGAGGCCACCAAGCGGGCGGTCGACGAGTCGGGCCAGGCGCCACCGCTGGAGTCTGAGGTCGTGGAGGCCGTTATGCAGTGTCTCGGCTGGATGCGGCACGCCGCGGGACGGCCTGGCTTTGGAGTCATCGGCTTCCGGTCCTGAACGCGAACACCGACGCCAGGCCCTCGTACGGCACCTCGGTGAGCAGTACCGCCGACTGTCCGAGCGCTTCCTGATGCCGAACGGGGTGTCGCTGGAGAACCGGCGCGACCCGCATTCGCTGCTGATCTCCACGGTGCCCCGGATCGGGGCGCGGACGGAGAAGAAGGTCACCGGGACGGGGAGCTGCGGTGGGCTTGGGCGAGGAGCCGTTCCCAGGTACGGGTTGATCCGCCGTACTGGGCGGCGAGAGCGGCCGCGAGGCGGGTACGGGGGACGTCCTCGGCGGTTTCGAGTGCCTCGGTGGCGGTGCGCAGGCGGGGGTCGCCTTCGTAGGCGTGGGCCTTGAGGGGCCCGTTCCCTGTGCCCGGGGGGCGTCCGCCTCCCTTTCCCTGCCGGGGAGGGGCGTTGCGGCGTTTCTCGACGTCGCGTCGGGCCCAGAGTCGGAGGCTGTAGACGGTTGTGCCGGGCGGGAGGTAGCCCTGGGTCGCGTAGGCGCGGACGGTGCTTGCCGCGACGTCGAGCAGGGCGGCGGCCTCCTCGTCGTTGAGGAGGTCGTCGGGGTGTTCGCGGGTGGGCAGGGCGGGGATGGGCCGCCCGTCGAGGTGGGCCTGGGCCTGGGCGAGGTCGTAGACCAGGACGCGACTGTCGGGGAAGAGGGTTGGCACGTGCTGGCGGAATGCGGGGGCGTCGCGGCGCCGCCAGGTGGCGATGGGTACGCCGGCCTGCTGGGCGATGTCGGCTTCGTTGATCACGGGGCGGCTGTGGGGGATCACGGGCGGTTGGCTTCTCTCGGGTGTTCCGGCGGACGGGCTACGCTGGTGGGACTTCCTCGGCTGGCGGTGACGTCTGCGTGGATGTTGGTCAGGGGCCGGTGGTGTGCCGGGTCGCTTCTCGCAAGTGGCTCTCCGCCGGCCCCTTCTCTGTCTCCCTCTTCCAGCGGCGGACCTCGCGCGGGTTGGCTGAACTTTCGGCTGCGGGCGATGGGCTGGCAGACCGCGCGCGCCTGTGCCGTCAGCTCATCGCGGAGCGCACCTGAGGAAGGCCACGGTTTCGCGCAGACGTTTCGCTGCCCGGGTTGACTTTAAATGGAGGCCGATTCCACTGCCACCGGATCGGGCACGGTCAATTTCGACGACGAGTCGCCGAAGTACACGGACGGCGGCCCGTACCCCGGTACCGACTACTCCGGCAAGGTGCCGGGCGACGACGCCGAGCTGACCCATTCACTGATCGACGAGTACAGCCGCAGCTTCCCCGGCAAGAACATCATCGTGGCGAAATCGTTCAACAACCTCTCCTTCTCCGGGGTGTCCGGCCTCGAACATCTTGCGGTGGTGGACGGTGTCGATGTGTTCGCCCTCGACAGCGGAACCATCACCAACAAGGGGGACGGCGGCTGGAAGAACTGGGGTTTCACCGGCAACTTCGAGTACGCCGAGGACGCGAAGGAGGTGACCTTCGGCGACCGGTGAGGTAGAGGTCGACCGCGCGCCCGTCGAGGGCTGAGGGGTGCCGTCGGAGACGCTGATCGGAGGACTGCCCACCACCTGGCCGGGCGCAAGGACCTCGGACGGTGGGTAAACGTGCAGCGGTTCGGGTGGGAGCAGCTCCTACCCGAACAGCAGTGGATCCTGGAGAACACCCTCACGGGTGCTGTTACGTTGTTGGGTTGCAGGTGCCTGACGGTGCGTCGTGGCCTGGTGGGGCCCGCGGTCCGGGCCTGTGGTCAGGCTGTGGTGGGCCGGCCGGCAGCGCCGGTGATCTGGTCCCAGATCGCGAAGCGGACGGTCATCTCGGCTCGGTGGTCGGAGGCGGTCATCAGGTGGCGGTGAGGGCGGAAGTGGGGTGAGATGCCGCTGAACGCGGACAGGAACCGCTGGGCCCCGCCGACGGAGCGGAATCCCTTAATGGCACGTTCGCGCTGCCGGGTAGGCTGATGACTGTTCTCGGCCCGGTTGTTCAGGCCCTTGTGGGCACGGTGTTCCACCGAGGGCATGACCTCGCGGTGCGCCGCGCCGTAGGAACGGAGCTTGTCGGTGACGACCACCCGCGGCACCGTACGGGTCTTCTTCATCAGGCGGCGGAAGAAGCGTCCTGCCGCGGCCTTGTCCCGGCGGCTCTGCAGGAGGATGTCGAGCACGTTGCCGTCCTGGTCGACGGCCCGCCACAGGTACTTCTGCTCTCCGTTGTTCTTCACGAAGACCTCGTCCAGGTGCCACTTGTCCCCGGGCCGTGGCCGACGGCGGCGCAGTCCGTCCGCGTAGGCCTGGCCGAACTTGGCGGACCAGCGGCGGATGGTCTCGTAGGAGACGATGACGCCGCGCTCGAGCATCAGCTCCTCGACCTCGCGGAAGGACAGCGGGAAGCGGAAGTACAGCCATACCGCGTGCGCGATCACCTCCACCGGGTACCGGTGGCCCTTGTACGACGGCGACGCGGACGACACGAACGAATCTCTCCCCGGCACGACCAACCAGAAGATCATCCCACCCGGCCAGTCAACGTGACAGTGCCCTGGAGCACTGTGCGGTAGTTGCCGACGTGTGGTCAGAAGGTGAAGGCTTCGCTGATGGCGTGGCTGTCCTCGTACATGCGGTAGCCGGTGATCTTGCCTTCGGCTGCGGTGATGTGGAGGGCAAAGTGGTTGGTGAAGGTCTTGCCGGTGGCCAGGACCCCGAAGCGGTTGTGGCCGATGACCACGGCGTGGTCACCATCGACGACGGTCGTGGCGACGACGTACTCCTTTGCGGGGGTGAGGTGCCGGCCGAAGGAGGCGAAGAACGCGGCGATGTCGTCCTTGGTGGTGCGGTTTCCGGCCCAGGGGACGTTGGGAGCGCCGCCGACGTGGAAGGCAATGTCGTCGGCGAACAGGTCCAGCAGGGCGGGCATGTCGCCTTCGCCGAAGCGGGCGAAGAATGCGTCGACAACGTCACGGGTGCTGGCCTGGGCGGTGATGGTGCTCATGGTGGTTCCGTTCTGTGTGGTGTGTGTCGTGCGGGTGGGATGGGTCCTGCCTGACGCAGGCCGGGGAGCCGGCGGTCTGGCTGCCGCAGGGCAGAAGCTGCGGGGCGGGTCAGGGGGCGATGGAGAGGACGATCTTGCCGGTGGTGCGGCCGATCTCGCCCAGCGTGTGGGCCCGGACGGCTTCTTCGAGGGGGAAGACCGCGTCGACAATCACGCGCAGGTGGCCGTCCTCGACCAGGGAGGTGATCTCGCGCAACCCCGCATGGTCGGGCTCGACGAGCATGAACACCGCCCGGATACCGGCCGCCTCGGCCTCCTTCGCGGGGAAGGTGTCGTCCAGCGGCAGGATCGAGATCAGCGTGCCGCCCGGCCGCAGCGTTTGCAGGGACCGGGCCCAGTTGGGGCCGCCGAGGGTGTCCAGGACGACATCGACGTCGCGGAGGGTCTCGGCGAAGTCCTGGGTGCGGTAGTCGATCAGCTCGTCGGCGCCCAGCGAGCGCAGCAGCTCGTGCTTGGCCGCGCTGGCCGTGCCGATGACGTACGCGCCGCGGGCCTTGGCGATCTGCACGGCCAGGTGGCCGACGCCTCCGGCGGCCGCGTGGATCAGGACGCGCTGGCCGGGCTGGACGTTCGCGGTGTCCACCAGGGCCTGCCAAGCGGTCAGCGAGGCCAGCGGCAGGGCGCCGGCCTGGATGTGGTTCAGGCCGTTGGGGCGCGGGGCGAAGTGGCGGGTCGGGGCGGCGACGTACTCGGCATAGGCCCCCGCCGGGTGCGGGAAGCGCGGCATCCCGAACACCTCGTCGCCGACCTCGAAGAGTGTCACCCCGCCGCCGACCGCCTCGACCACCCCAGCGACGTCGAAGCCCAGGGTGAACGGCGGCCTGGCTCCGGTGGCGAACACGCCGCGCTCGCGGGTCTTCCAGTCGGCCGGGTTCACGCCTGCCGCGTGCACCCGGACCAGGATCTCGCCCCGGCCCGGGACCGGACGCTGCGTCTCGACGGTCTTGAGGACCTCCGGGGCTCCAGCGGCGTCCTGGGAGACGGCGCGCATGGTCGAGGGGCTGGTGGCCTGGTCCATGATGACGTGCTCTTTTCAGCAGTGCGTTTCTTGTCGTTCGTGCCGTTTCTCCTGGGCACGTCCTAAGACTGCCTGGGAGGAAAGACCCCCAGTAGTGGCCCGATGGCCATGGAGTGAAAGGATCGGGTCATGCACCACATTGGCGTTCTGGCCCTGGAAGGTGTCGTCCCCTTCGAGCTCGGCATCCCCGCGCGGATCTTCGGCGCCGCCCGCGACGGCACGGGCAACCGGCTCTACTCCGTGACCACGTGCAGCCTGGACGGCCACCCCGTCCGCACCGAGGCCGACTACCAGCTCACCGTCTCCCACGACGCCTCCCTGCTGACCACCGTCGACACCGTCGTCATCCCGCCCTCCCACGCGCTGGGCCCCATTCGCGAGGAGGGCCGCCTGCCCGACCCCCTGCGCGAGGCCCTGGCCGCCATCCGCCCCGAAACCCGGATCGTGGCGATCTGCACCGGCACCTACGTGCTGGCCGCCGCGGGGCTGCTAGACGGCCGCCCCGCCACTACCCACTGGCGCGAAGCCGACCGCCTGCAGCGCATGTTCCCCACCGCGCGCATCAACCCTGACGTCCTCTTCATCGACGACGGCGAGATCCTCACCTCTGCCGGGGTCGCCGCCGGAATCGACCTGTGCCTGCACATCGTCCGCCGCGACCACGGCAGCGAAATCGCCAACGAGGTCGCCCGCTCGTGCGTCGTACCGCCCTGGCGCGACGGCGGACAGGCTCAGTACATCCAGCGCCCCGTCCCCGACCCCACTGCCCCCGGCACCGCCCCCACACAGGCGTGGATCATGGAACACCTCGCCGAACCCGTCACTCTGGCCGATATGGCCGCCCACGCCAACGTCAGCGTGCGCACCTTCACCCGCCGCTTCCGCGACGAGGTCGGCACCAGCCCCGGCCAGTGGCTCGTCCGCCAGCGCGTCGACCTGGCCCGGCACCTGCTGGAGACCACTGACTGGCCCGTCGACCTGGTCGCCGGCCGCGCCGGATTCGGCACCGGTGTCTCCCTGCGCCAGCACCTTCATGCCGCCATCGGGATCACACCCCAGGCATACCGCCGCACCTTCCGCCCCACCCCCGCAACGCTGGGGGGTGGCTAGTAGGGCTTTGTTACGTATCTGGGCAAGTGGTCGCCTTGATGGTTTCCTGCAGTTATGAGGGCGGATGAACTCGCGGCGTGCAGGGCCCGGTTGGAGGAGTTCGCTGGGGAGGTGTTCGCGCCTTTGGCGCGTGCTGATCAGCGGAGGAAGGGCGGGCTGTACCTGCGGGGCCTGCTGCTGGACGGGCATCGGAAGTCGATGCAGCCGATGGCTGGTCGGCTGGGTGTGGACCACCAGCAATTGCAGCAGTTCATGACCTCGTCGACCTGGCCGGTGGACACGGTTCGTGCCAGGCTGGCTCGCAGGGCGGTGGCTGTGGTCCGGCCGCAGGTGTGGGCCGTGGACGACACCGGGTTCCCGAAGGACGGAAGGTCCTCGCCCGGGGTGGCCAGGCAGTACTCCGGCACCCTGGGCAAGGTCGGGAACTGCCAGATAGGGGCCTTGACCCCTGATCTTGAACACGGGTTATGCGGATTCGGCCAGCGTAGTTGATGTTGTTCGGAGTGCTCGCTCGTAGGCGATGGGGCTGCGATGTCCGAGGCGGGAGTGGCGTCGGACGGTGTTGTATCGGTGGAGCCAGCGGAGGAGGTCCAGGTGGGCCTCGTGCTCGGTGTCCCAGGCCCGGCGGCCTTGGAGGGTCTCCCGTTTGCAGGTCGCGTTGAACGACTCGGCGAGTGCGTTGTCCGCGCTGGAGCCGACCGCGCTCATGGACTGGGTGACGCCGGCTTCGCGGCAGGCATCGGCGAAGGCCCGGCTGCAGTACTGGGCCCCGTGATCGCTGTGGAAAATGGCGCCGGTGAGA
The sequence above is drawn from the Streptomyces sp. NBC_01591 genome and encodes:
- a CDS encoding IS6 family transposase, which codes for MIFWLVVPGRDSFVSSASPSYKGHRYPVEVIAHAVWLYFRFPLSFREVEELMLERGVIVSYETIRRWSAKFGQAYADGLRRRRPRPGDKWHLDEVFVKNNGEQKYLWRAVDQDGNVLDILLQSRRDKAAAGRFFRRLMKKTRTVPRVVVTDKLRSYGAAHREVMPSVEHRAHKGLNNRAENSHQPTRQRERAIKGFRSVGGAQRFLSAFSGISPHFRPHRHLMTASDHRAEMTVRFAIWDQITGAAGRPTTA
- a CDS encoding DNA-binding protein gives rise to the protein MINEADIAQQAGVPIATWRRRDAPAFRQHVPTLFPDSRVLVYDLAQAQAHLDGRPIPALPTREHPDDLLNDEEAAALLDVAASTVRAYATQGYLPPGTTVYSLRLWARRDVEKRRNAPPRQGKGGGRPPGTGNGPLKAHAYEGDPRLRTATEALETAEDVPRTRLAAALAAQYGGSTRTWERLLAQAHRSSPSR
- a CDS encoding GlxA family transcriptional regulator, with amino-acid sequence MHHIGVLALEGVVPFELGIPARIFGAARDGTGNRLYSVTTCSLDGHPVRTEADYQLTVSHDASLLTTVDTVVIPPSHALGPIREEGRLPDPLREALAAIRPETRIVAICTGTYVLAAAGLLDGRPATTHWREADRLQRMFPTARINPDVLFIDDGEILTSAGVAAGIDLCLHIVRRDHGSEIANEVARSCVVPPWRDGGQAQYIQRPVPDPTAPGTAPTQAWIMEHLAEPVTLADMAAHANVSVRTFTRRFRDEVGTSPGQWLVRQRVDLARHLLETTDWPVDLVAGRAGFGTGVSLRQHLHAAIGITPQAYRRTFRPTPATLGGG
- a CDS encoding nuclear transport factor 2 family protein; this encodes MSTITAQASTRDVVDAFFARFGEGDMPALLDLFADDIAFHVGGAPNVPWAGNRTTKDDIAAFFASFGRHLTPAKEYVVATTVVDGDHAVVIGHNRFGVLATGKTFTNHFALHITAAEGKITGYRMYEDSHAISEAFTF
- a CDS encoding NADP-dependent oxidoreductase, with the translated sequence MDQATSPSTMRAVSQDAAGAPEVLKTVETQRPVPGRGEILVRVHAAGVNPADWKTRERGVFATGARPPFTLGFDVAGVVEAVGGGVTLFEVGDEVFGMPRFPHPAGAYAEYVAAPTRHFAPRPNGLNHIQAGALPLASLTAWQALVDTANVQPGQRVLIHAAAGGVGHLAVQIAKARGAYVIGTASAAKHELLRSLGADELIDYRTQDFAETLRDVDVVLDTLGGPNWARSLQTLRPGGTLISILPLDDTFPAKEAEAAGIRAVFMLVEPDHAGLREITSLVEDGHLRVIVDAVFPLEEAVRAHTLGEIGRTTGKIVLSIAP
- a CDS encoding DUF7691 family protein, with translation MSSSLSVYLLDVAATRALVGSRDNQLLEAIRNGFGDDLARDDDYFSDAIEEGAPTAYEALRAVIDGEPFSEDRDHAFQYGYAYKRLCSLTGSFLDNDRFTPHRGDWLSVVDEGLNALGVTAVSVEDFSYSDLPDPLPYTFIPGCGEWTPDHIAQALEQFEATKRAVDESGQAPPLESEVVEAVMQCLGWMRHAAGRPGFGVIGFRS